GCGACTGTTTATCTAAAACACAGGACTCTGCGAAGTCGAGAAGACGACGTATAGGGTCTGACGCCTGCCCGGTGCCGGAAGGTCAAGAGGAGAGGTGAGAGCCTTGAATCGAAGCCCCGGTAAACGGCGGCCGTAACTATAACGGTCCTAAGGTAGCGAAATTCCTTGTCGGGTAAGTTCCGACCTGCACGAATGGCGTAACGATCTCCCCGCTGTCTCCAGCATCGGCTCAGTGAAATTGAATTCCCCGTGAAGATGCGGGGTTCCTGCGGTCAGACGGAAAGACCCCGTGCACCTTTACTGTAGCTTTGCGCTGGCCCTCGTGTCGGCATGTGTAGGATAGGTGGTAGGCATCGAAGTCCGGGCGCCAGCCTGGATGGAGCCGTCCTTGAAATACCACCCTTGACGTTATGAGGGTCTAACCGCGCTCTGTGATCCAGAGCCGGGACCGCGCATGGCAGGCAGTTTGACTGGGGCGGTCGCCTCCCAAAGCGTAACGGAGGCGTGCAACGGTAGGCTCAGACCGGTCGGAAATCGGTCGTCGAGTGCAATGGCATAAGCCTGCCTGACTGCGAGACGTACATGTCGAGCAGAGACGAAAGTCGGTCATAGTGATCCGGTGGTCCCGCGTGGGTGGGCCATCGCTCAACGGATAAAAGGTACGCCGGGGATAACAGGCTGATGACCCCCAAGAGTCCATATCGACGGGGTCGTTTGGCACCTCGATGTCGGCTCATCACATCCTGGGGCTGGAGCAGGTCCCAAGGGTTCGGCTGTTCGCCGATTAAAGTGGTACGTGAGCTGGGTTCAGAACGTCGTGAGACAGTTCGGTCCCTATCTGCCGTGGGTGTTGGAGTTCTGAGAGGATCTGTCCCTAGTACGAGAGGACCGGGATGGACGAACCTCTGGTGGACCTGTTGTGGCGCCAGCCGCAGTGCAGGGTAGCTATGTTCGGTCGGGATAACCGCTGAAGGCATCTAAGCGGGAAACCCCCCTCGAAACGAGAACTCCCTCGAGAGCCGTGGAAGACGACCACGTGGATAGGCTGGATGTGCAAGCGCGGTAACGCGCTGAGCTGACCAGTACTAATCGCTCGATCGGCTTGATCGCTCTCATGATCCGTGTCCGGATCGGACACATGAACACGCCACACACGATGACGAATGCTTGCCCGAACGCGACGTGCTTGGCCGGTCTGGTGGTCTGAGCGGGGTGTCTCAAACCCGATCCCATCTCGAACTCGGCCGTTAACCGCCCCAGCGCCTATGGTACTGTGTCTCAAGACACGGGAGAGTCGGTCACCGCCAGACCTGCCAAGCACGTACTCATTCCCTCTTTTCCGATCCTCACGACGAAGCCCGCCACGCTCAACGCCTGGCGGGCTTCGTCGCGTTCAGGCCCCCTCGCCTCTTGGACGAAACTCGCCTGGACCGGATCTGAGTGGCCGCTGACCGATATTCCAAGTCGGTCAGAGAAACGTCTGAGCCCACCATGCGCATCGGTCCGCCCGGGAGCCGTCGTTCATGACGATCCCCGAAGAGCCGCTTTGCGGCTCTGGGGATGATCGAGACTGGTCGCAAAAGCTGCCGCGTCTCCCAGCACGCTCACGCCGCCTGCGCATCGAGAAGCGGCGGCAAGGCCTTGAGGTCGAGGGGCTTCGACAGGAAGCCGTCGAAGCCGGCAGCTAGAGCCGCCGCCTGATCCTCGGCCTGGACGTTGGCGGTCAGGGCCACGAGGCGCAGCCGCGGCAGACGGTGCATGGCCTCGTGGGCGCGCACCTGCCGGGCTGCTTCGAGCCCATCGAGAATCGGCATACGGATATCGACGAGGGCGACGTCGAACCGTGGTCCACCATCCGCCGCTTCCTGGAGCCGTGCGACCGCCTCCGCCCCGTCCCGTGCCCAGAGCACGACAGCACCGAGGCGTTCGAGGGCCTTGGTGGCGAGCAACGCGTTGATCGGGTTGTCCTCGGCCAGTAGCACCCGCGGTCGCCGCGACGAGGGTCGCAGGGTGCCTTCGTGGGCGCGCGGAACCAGGGTCGGCGGCGGCGTCGGCTCGGCGAGGCGCGCGAGGAGTGAGGTGAGGCGCACGGGCTTGATCAGGTAGCGATCGAAGCCGGCCGCGGCTGGCGAGCCGAAATCGCGCCGGTCGAACGGGGACAGCAGCACGATGCTGCGGCCTACCCCCGCTTCGCGCGCGGCGGCGGCGATCCCGCGCACGGTGGAATCTCCCAATGCCCGGTCGGCGATGACCGCGTCGAATGCCTCCTTGGACAGGATCGCGGCGGCCTCGTCGGCGGTCTCGACGACCACGGCCTCGGCGCCGGCCCGGCCGAGGCGGCGGGCGATGTAGGGTGCCTCGAACGCCGCAGCCGCCACCACCAGGACGCGCTGCCCGGCAAGGCTCGGGGGCTGCGGCCGGGCGTGGCCGGGCGCTTGGCGCAGCGGGAGACGAACCCGGAAGCAGCTTCCCTCGCCGGGCCGCGACGTGACGTCGAGCCATCCGCCCATGCGGTCGACGAGGCGCCGGGTGATGGCGAGGCCGAGACCGGTACCCTCGTGTCGCCGGCTGGCGCTACCGTCGCCTTGCTCGAATTCCTGGAACAGAAGCGGCAGGCGCTCCTCGGGAATGCCCGGACCGGTGTCGTGAACGGCGACCGTGAATCCGGCCTCGTCCCAGGCCGCGGTGACGCCGACCCCACCGGCTTCCGTAAACTTCACCGCGTTGCCGGCGAGGTTGATCAGGACTTGGCGCACCCGGTCGGCGTCACCGATCAGCCGGGCCGGTAGAGTCTCGATGTCGGCGGCGATCTCCAGGCCCTTGTCCTGGGCGCGGGGCGCCAGCAACTCGACGACGCTCTCGACCAGGGCCGCCGGGTCGAAGGGCTCGGCCGCGAGGTCGAGGCGGCCGGCCTCGATCTTCGAGAAGTCGAGAATGCCGTCGATGAGCGAGAGAAGCGCCTCGCCGGAGGTCTTCACCGCCTCGGCATAGGTGCGCTGCTCGGGGCTCAGGGAAGTATCGAGCATCAGGTCGGCCATGCCCATGATGCCGTTGAGCGGCGTGCGGAATTCGTGGCTGACGCTGGCGATGAACCGGGACTTCGCCACGCTCGCGGCCTCGGCCCGGCTGCGCGCCTCCTCGAGGAAGCGGGCGGATTCGACCCGCTCGGTGACGTCACGGCCCGCGCGCAGTACCTCGGGCCGCCCGTCGCGCCCGGCGGTCACGGTCTCCACGAAGGCGAACCAGCGAACGGCGCCGCCCCCGGCCGGCAGGATCGCGAGATCGACGAGGCGGGCCCCGTCGGCGCGGTGGCGCATCTCGCCCCGCTCGACCACCTCGGCCTCCCGGGTGGTGCCGAGCAGTCCCTCGGGCGTGGTGTCGAGGAGGGCGGCGAAGCCCTGGTTGGCGAAGGTGATGCGGCCCTCGGCATCGCGCTGGACGACGAGCTCGATCTGCGCCTCGACCAGGCTACGGTAGCGCTGCTCGCTCTCGGAGGTCCGCCAGACGAGATCGTGCAGGCGCTCGACCTCGCCCTCGCTCCGGCTTCGGGTCAGGCGGCTCCATCGCGCCGTCGCCCATGCGAGAACGGCCAGGAATCCGATCGCCGCGCAGAGCCACACCATTCCGCATCCTCCCGGGCCATATCGAGGGCCGAAGATGGCGGGTGGAACTGAAAGATGAGTGGCGAAAGTGGCTTAGCGGGATCTTCGGTCGATCGTGCAAATTCGGCGGCCTGCGATCAGATCCCGTTAACCGCGATACGTCACGCCGCCGCCGGCCGCCGGTCCGAGCGGCTGCGGTAGGACAGGGCCTCGGCGAGGTGGAGGCGGCGCACCCGCGCCTCGCCGTCGAGGTCGGCAAGCGTGCGGGCGACGCGCAACACCCGGTGGAAGCCGCGGGCGGAGAGCCGCATGGCGTCGGCCGCGTCGCGGATCAGCGCCATCCCCTCCGGATCGGGCCGGGCCGCCTCCTCGATCAGGGTGGCCGGGCATGAGGCATTGGTGGTGCCGGCGGGCTGGCGGGCCTCGGCGTAGCGCCGCTCCTGCAGGAGGCGCGCCGCGGCGACCCGGGCGGCGGCCTCCGCCGAGCCCTCGTCCGGCGGCGGCAGGATCAGGTCGGCGGCTGTGACCGCCGGCACCTCGATCTGGAGGTCGATGCGGTCGAGGAGCGGGCCGGAGAGCCGGGCCTGGTACTGCGCGACGCAGCGCTCGTTGGGCCCGCGCCGGCAGGCGAAGCCCGGCTCCGTCGCCTGGCCGCAGCGGCACGGATTCATGGCGGCCACCAGTTGGAACCGGGCTGGGTAGGTCACCCGGTGGTTGGCCCGGGCGATCATGACGTTGCCGGTCTCCAGCGGCTGGCGCAGGGAATCGAGCACCTGGCCGTTGAACTCGGGCAACTCGTCGAGGAAGAGCACGCCGCCATGGGCGAGCGACACCTCGCCGGGCCGGGCGCCGATACCGCCGCCGACGAGCGCCGCCATCGAGGCCGAGTGGTGCGGCGCCCGGAACGGCCGGCGGTTCGACAGCGCGCCGTCCTTCAGCGTGCCGGCGACCGACTGGATCATCGAGACTTCGAGCAGTTCGCGAGGGCCCAGCGGCGGCAGGATCGAGGGCAGCCGGGCGGCCAGCATCGACTTGCCGGCTCCCGGCGGGCCGTTCATCAACAGATTGTGGGCTCCGGCGGCGGCGATCTCCAGAGCGCGCTTCGCGCCCTCCTGGCCCTTGATCTCGCGCAGGTCCGGTAGCGCGCCGGCGGCGGCGGCCACCGCCGGCACCGGTCGGGCCATGACCTGCGTGCCCTTGAAGTGGTTGGCGAGCTGGATCAGCGAGCGCGGCGCCAGCACGTCCATGTCGCCGGCGGCCCAGGCGGCCTCCGGGCCGCTCGCCGCCGGGCAGATCAGCCCGAGGCCCCTCGCATTGGCGGCCATGGCGGCCGGCAGCACGCCGGCCACCGCCGTGAGGCTGCCGTCGAGCGCCAGTTCGCCGAGGACGCAATAACCGGACAGAGCGTCCGCCGGCAGGGCACCGATGGCACACATCATGCCGAGCGCGATCGGCAGGTCGTAGTGGGAGCCTTCCTTGGGCAGGTCGGCGGGGGCGAGGTTGACGGTGATGCGCTTGGCCGGCAGCGCCAAGCCCGAGGCGATCAAGGCCGAGCGCACCCGCTCGCGGGATTCCGCCACCGCCTTGTCGGGCAGCCCGACCACCGTGAAGGCGACGGCGCCGGGCGTGATCTGCACCTGCACGTCGACGGCGCGCGCCTCGATCCCCTCGAAGGCGACGGTGGCGACGCGGGTGACCATGCGGGACGGCTTTCGGGCTGGCGATCTGCCGCTACGTTAGTTCGCGGGCCGCCCCGGCACAACCCGGAACCGCAAAAGTGCATTCCAGAGACGAAAAAGACCGCCCAACACGAAAAAGCCCGGCACGGGGCCGGGCCATTTCCTCTCGTCCCACGGACCACCCGCCGTGCCGGCGCCGGTCCTTGGGGAAGGCGCGTTACGCCTGGGCGGCCTGCAGGCCCTTCACGCGGGCGGCGAGGCGCGAGACCTTCCGCGACGCGGTGTTCTTGTGCACGATCCCCTTCTGGGACGCGCGCATGATCTCGGGCTCGGCGCTGCGCAGGGCGGTCATGGCGTCGCCATGATTGCCGGCCTCGATCGCCTCCTCGACCTTACGGATGAAGGTGCGCATGCGGCTGCGGCGCGAGCGGTTGACTGCCGTACGCTTGGCAATCTTGCGGGTCATCTTCTTGGCCGACACGGTGTTGGCCATCGGCGTTCCTCATTCAAAAAAGCGAGGCCCGAGCGATCCCGGCGGGATCGTGGCGTCGCGTGTCAGGGCATGGAAGCACGGGCAACCCGCCGGGCGAAAGCCCGCAGGTCCGCGAGCCGCGGTCTATAGACGCGACCGGGCGGATCGTCAATGGCGGGCGCCGCCGAGGCCGGAACACTCTGGCCGCTCAATGGTTGAGGTTCCCACACAGACACGGGAGATCCCCATGATCCGTTCCGCTTCCCTCCTCGCTGCCGGCCTCCTCGCCGTGGCAGGCGTAGCGATCCCGCACCAGGCCGAGGCCAAGGGCTGCATCAAGGGCGCGATCGTCGGCGGGCTCGCCGGCAAGGCGGTCGGCCACGGCAAGGCCGGCGCCGCGGCCGGCTGCGCGGTGGGCCACCACAACGCCAACAAGAAGGCGAGCCAGGCCCAGGGCCAGTAAGCGCACGGGCGGTGCGCGCGGGGCGGTAGGCCGCTCCCGCACCTCGGGCTTATAAGGGGGCGGCTCCGGCAGCGGGGCCGCCCCTTTCGCATAGGCCCATATGACTGGAGCCCGCATGACGTCCCCCGACGGCGCCCTGGTCCTGTTCTCCGGTGGACAGGATTCCGCCACCTGCCTCGCCTGGGCCCTCGACCGCTTCACCCATGTCGAGACCCTCGGCTTCGATTACGGCCAGCGCCACCGGATCGAGCTGGATTGCAGGGTGACCTTGCGCGCCGAGATGACCCGGATCGTCCCGGCCTTCGCCGGGCGGCTGGGCGACGACCACACCCTGTCCCTCGCCGCCCTCGGCGAGGTGTCGGAGACGGCGCTGACCCGCGAGACCGCCATCGCCATGGAGGCGACTGGTCTTCCCAATACCTTCGTGCCGGGCCGCAACCTCGTCTTCCTCACCTTCGCGGCCGCCCTCGCCTATCGCCGGGGCCTGCGCCACGTCGTCGGCGGCATGTGCGAGACGGATTTTTCCGGCTATCCCGATTGCCGCGACGACACGATCAAGGCGCTGCAAGTCGCGCTCAATCTCGGCATGGATCGCCGCTTCGTGCTGCACACGCCGTTGATGTGGATCGACAAGGCCGAGACCTGGCGGCTCGCCCGCGACCTCGGCGGCGAGGCCCTGGTCGATCTCATCGTGCGCGAGAGCCATACCTGCTACCTCGGCGAGCGCGGCGCGCTGCACGACTGGGGCCATGGCTGCGGCACCTGCCCGGCCTGTCGCTTGCGCGCCGCCGGCTATGCGCGGTTCCGCGCCGAGGATGCGTGAGCGGCGCTTGCGGCCTGCCCTGCGGTTCGCGCAGAGTGCGCCGCAAACACGGGAGGAGAGACGCATGACCGCCTGCATCGTCGGCTGGAGCCATACGCCGTTCGGCAAGCACGATGCCGAGACCGTCGAGAGCCTGATCGTCCGGGTGACCAACGAGGCGCTGGCCCATGCGGGGATCGGCCCGCAGGACGTCGACGAGATCGTGCTCGGCCACTACAATGCCGGCTTCACCCCGCAGGACTTCACCGCCTCCCTGGTGCTCCAGGCCGACGAGGGTTTTCGGTTCAAGCCGGCGACCCGGGTCGAGAATGCCTGCGCCACCGGCTCGGCGGCGGTGCACCAAGGCATCAAGACCATCGAGGCCAAGCGCGCCCGGGTGGTGCTGGTGGTCGGCGTCGAGCAGATGACCCGCACGCCCGGCGCGGAGATCGGCCGCACCCTGCTGAAGGCCTCCTACCTGCCGGAGGACGGCGACAACCCGGCGGGCTTCGCCGGCGTGTTCGGCAACATCGCCGGCGCCTATTTCCAGCGCCACGGCGACCAGTCCGACGCGCTGGCGATGATCGCCGCCAAGAACCACCGGAACGGCGTCCAGAACCCCTACGCGCAGATGCGCAAGGATCTCGGCTTCGAGTTCTGCCGCACCGAGTCGGACAAGAACCCCTTCGTCGCCGGCCCGCTCAAGCGCACCGATTGCTCGCTGGTCTCGGACGGCGCCGCGGCGGTCGTGCTGGCCGATACCGAGACGGCTTTGCGGATGCGCCGCGCCGTCGCCTTCCGGGCCACGGCGCATGCGCAGGATTTCCTGCCGATGTCGAAGCGCGACGTGCTGAGGTTCGAGGGTGCCGCCACCGCCTGGGCCCGGGCGCTCGGCCAGGCCGGCATCACCCTCGACGACCTGTCGCTGGTCGAGACCCACGATTGCTTCACGGTCGCGGAGCTGATCGAGTACGAGGCGATGGGCCTGACAGGTGAGGGCCGCGGCGCCGACGCGATCCGCGAGGGCTGGACCACCAAGGAGGGCAAGCTTCCGGTCAACCCGTCCGGCGGGCTGAAGGCCAAGGGCCACCCGATCGGTGCCACCGGCGTATCGATGCACGCGCTCTCGGCGATGCAGCTCTGCGGCGAGGCCGGCGGCATGCAGATCCCGGACGCGACGCTCGCCGGCGTGTTCAACATGGGCGGCGTCGCGGTGGCGAACTACGTCAGCGTGCTCGAGCGCATCAAGTAACTCTGGCAAAGGCGCAGGGCCATGACGGCTTTCCTGGTCCTGCTGCTCGCCTACACGATCAGCCAGTTCGACCGCGGTTTCCTGGCGATGGTCGCGCCCGATCTCGGGCCCGATCTCGGCCTCGCCCCCTCCGACCTGGCGCTGCTCTCGGCGGGCTGGTTCCTGGCTTTCGCATTGGGACAGGTGCCGACCGGACTCCTCCTCGACCGGGTCGGGCCGCGGCGCACCGTGGCGGGCTTCCTGGTGCTGGCGGCCTTCGGGGCGGGGCTCCTCGGCCTGGCGCACGGCTTTGCCGGCGCCGCCGCTGCGATGGCGCTGATCGGGCTCGGCTGCGCGCCGGCCCTGATGGGCGGGCTCTACCTGTTCGGGCGGTCCTACCCGCCGGAGCGCTTCGCCATGCTGTCCTCGGTGATGATCGGGCTCGGCACGTCCGGGGACCTCCTCGGTTCCACGCCTCTGGCGCTGGCGAGCCACGCCTTCGGCTGGCGCACGATCCTGTTCGGGCTCGCCCTCGTCACCCTGGCGGCGGCCGGGCTGGTCCTGTGGCTGATCGCGGATCCGCCGCAGCTCGCCGATCCGCTCAGAACCTCGGTCTGGCGCGGTTTTGCCGAGGTCGCCCGGATGCGGGCCCTGTGGCCTGTCCTTCCCGTGGTGTTCGTCAGCTACGCCGTCGTCATCGCGACGCGCTCGCTCTGGGTCGGATCCTATCTCGGCAGCGTCCACGGCCTCGACGCGCTCCAGCGCGGCAACGGCACGCTGGCGATGAGCGCCGCCATGGCGGCCGGCGCCATCGGCTACGGGCCGCTGGAGCGGCTGGTGCGCGATCCGAAGCGCACGGCCTTCGCGGGCTGCCTCGTCACCGGGCTGGCGCTCTCAGGGCTCGGCCTGTTCGGCGGCGGCTCCACCGCGCTGGCCGTCGCGCTCCTGGCGCTGACCGGTGCGGCGGGCCTGAGCTACGGCATCCTGATGGCCCATGCGCGGCTTTTCTTCCCCGCCCACCTGCTCGGGCGCGGCGTCGCCTTCATGAACATCGTCTTCATGGGCGGGGCGGCGGCGATCCAGGGCCTGTCTGCCCTGTTCGTGCTGGAAACCGGCGGGCTTTCCCCCGACGCGCTCTACGGCCGGCTGTTCCTGGCCTACGGGCTGGCGCTG
This sequence is a window from Methylobacterium sp. SyP6R. Protein-coding genes within it:
- a CDS encoding acetyl-CoA acetyltransferase, coding for MTACIVGWSHTPFGKHDAETVESLIVRVTNEALAHAGIGPQDVDEIVLGHYNAGFTPQDFTASLVLQADEGFRFKPATRVENACATGSAAVHQGIKTIEAKRARVVLVVGVEQMTRTPGAEIGRTLLKASYLPEDGDNPAGFAGVFGNIAGAYFQRHGDQSDALAMIAAKNHRNGVQNPYAQMRKDLGFEFCRTESDKNPFVAGPLKRTDCSLVSDGAAAVVLADTETALRMRRAVAFRATAHAQDFLPMSKRDVLRFEGAATAWARALGQAGITLDDLSLVETHDCFTVAELIEYEAMGLTGEGRGADAIREGWTTKEGKLPVNPSGGLKAKGHPIGATGVSMHALSAMQLCGEAGGMQIPDATLAGVFNMGGVAVANYVSVLERIK
- a CDS encoding YifB family Mg chelatase-like AAA ATPase; this encodes MVTRVATVAFEGIEARAVDVQVQITPGAVAFTVVGLPDKAVAESRERVRSALIASGLALPAKRITVNLAPADLPKEGSHYDLPIALGMMCAIGALPADALSGYCVLGELALDGSLTAVAGVLPAAMAANARGLGLICPAASGPEAAWAAGDMDVLAPRSLIQLANHFKGTQVMARPVPAVAAAAGALPDLREIKGQEGAKRALEIAAAGAHNLLMNGPPGAGKSMLAARLPSILPPLGPRELLEVSMIQSVAGTLKDGALSNRRPFRAPHHSASMAALVGGGIGARPGEVSLAHGGVLFLDELPEFNGQVLDSLRQPLETGNVMIARANHRVTYPARFQLVAAMNPCRCGQATEPGFACRRGPNERCVAQYQARLSGPLLDRIDLQIEVPAVTAADLILPPPDEGSAEAAARVAAARLLQERRYAEARQPAGTTNASCPATLIEEAARPDPEGMALIRDAADAMRLSARGFHRVLRVARTLADLDGEARVRRLHLAEALSYRSRSDRRPAAA
- a CDS encoding MFS transporter → MTAFLVLLLAYTISQFDRGFLAMVAPDLGPDLGLAPSDLALLSAGWFLAFALGQVPTGLLLDRVGPRRTVAGFLVLAAFGAGLLGLAHGFAGAAAAMALIGLGCAPALMGGLYLFGRSYPPERFAMLSSVMIGLGTSGDLLGSTPLALASHAFGWRTILFGLALVTLAAAGLVLWLIADPPQLADPLRTSVWRGFAEVARMRALWPVLPVVFVSYAVVIATRSLWVGSYLGSVHGLDALQRGNGTLAMSAAMAAGAIGYGPLERLVRDPKRTAFAGCLVTGLALSGLGLFGGGSTALAVALLALTGAAGLSYGILMAHARLFFPAHLLGRGVAFMNIVFMGGAAAIQGLSALFVLETGGLSPDALYGRLFLAYGLALLAATAVYAFAPREPVFKRVETTRDGQGTEKLRSGSRNAPIEDTP
- the queC gene encoding 7-cyano-7-deazaguanine synthase QueC produces the protein MTSPDGALVLFSGGQDSATCLAWALDRFTHVETLGFDYGQRHRIELDCRVTLRAEMTRIVPAFAGRLGDDHTLSLAALGEVSETALTRETAIAMEATGLPNTFVPGRNLVFLTFAAALAYRRGLRHVVGGMCETDFSGYPDCRDDTIKALQVALNLGMDRRFVLHTPLMWIDKAETWRLARDLGGEALVDLIVRESHTCYLGERGALHDWGHGCGTCPACRLRAAGYARFRAEDA
- a CDS encoding PAS domain-containing hybrid sensor histidine kinase/response regulator, giving the protein MVWLCAAIGFLAVLAWATARWSRLTRSRSEGEVERLHDLVWRTSESEQRYRSLVEAQIELVVQRDAEGRITFANQGFAALLDTTPEGLLGTTREAEVVERGEMRHRADGARLVDLAILPAGGGAVRWFAFVETVTAGRDGRPEVLRAGRDVTERVESARFLEEARSRAEAASVAKSRFIASVSHEFRTPLNGIMGMADLMLDTSLSPEQRTYAEAVKTSGEALLSLIDGILDFSKIEAGRLDLAAEPFDPAALVESVVELLAPRAQDKGLEIAADIETLPARLIGDADRVRQVLINLAGNAVKFTEAGGVGVTAAWDEAGFTVAVHDTGPGIPEERLPLLFQEFEQGDGSASRRHEGTGLGLAITRRLVDRMGGWLDVTSRPGEGSCFRVRLPLRQAPGHARPQPPSLAGQRVLVVAAAAFEAPYIARRLGRAGAEAVVVETADEAAAILSKEAFDAVIADRALGDSTVRGIAAAAREAGVGRSIVLLSPFDRRDFGSPAAAGFDRYLIKPVRLTSLLARLAEPTPPPTLVPRAHEGTLRPSSRRPRVLLAEDNPINALLATKALERLGAVVLWARDGAEAVARLQEAADGGPRFDVALVDIRMPILDGLEAARQVRAHEAMHRLPRLRLVALTANVQAEDQAAALAAGFDGFLSKPLDLKALPPLLDAQAA
- the rpsT gene encoding 30S ribosomal protein S20, with product MANTVSAKKMTRKIAKRTAVNRSRRSRMRTFIRKVEEAIEAGNHGDAMTALRSAEPEIMRASQKGIVHKNTASRKVSRLAARVKGLQAAQA